In Mercenaria mercenaria strain notata chromosome 13, MADL_Memer_1, whole genome shotgun sequence, a single window of DNA contains:
- the LOC123529381 gene encoding uncharacterized protein LOC123529381 produces MANKGNLPDMIKQISKKRKHVSTCETDSLPATKRPRMMTRVSKRFEQKCWEWRERRRKIALGIVLYWEAQMRNAHRMARKRAISERYVDYVGMVKSKYIKLFQDTFLPSIPPLSLSPLILATNGGAEETAKIKEAAMNGVPAPAQKRRLIRRLSGDVDAKEAPEVKVNPAPRRLGWRRKGEKRT; encoded by the exons ATGGCTAACAAGGGAAATCTTCCAGATAtgataaa GCAAATATCCAAGAAAAGAAAGCACGTATCTACTTGTGAAACAGACAGCCTTCCAGCTACTAAGCGTCCACGGATGATGACCCGGGTATCAAAGAGATTCGAGCAAAAATGTTGGGAATGGCGCGAAAGGAGAAGGAAGATTGCTTTAG GTATAGTCCTCTACTGGGAGGCTCAGATGCGAAATGCCCACAGAATGGCACGTAAGAGAGCAATCAGTGAGAGGTATGTCGACTATGTAGGCATGGTGAAATCTAAATACATAAAGTTGTTTCAAGACACATTTCTACCATCAATACCTCCATTATCGCTGTCGCCATTAATACTAGCAACCAATGGAGGAGCAGAAGAAACAGCAAaaataaaagaagctgctatgAACGGAGTTCCAGCTCCTGCTCAGAAACGGAGATTGATTAGAAGGTTGTCAGGCGATGTTGATGCAAAGGAGGCTcccgaggtcaaggtcaaccctgCTCCACGCAGACTTGGATGGCGTAGAAAAGGGGAGAAGAGAACCTGA
- the LOC128547977 gene encoding uncharacterized protein LOC128547977, whose translation MLDHAFANYSLGENECSLHADNCFGQNKNRYVLGYLSWRIMTQRHQKITYMMQLPGHTRCLIDAGFGNIKTLYRRKDCDTLQHIAEVVSNSSHSNQPVTYGGGSGWVWRAWKTFIGDRFKKCQMSQNITSSVLVLRSQGLCT comes from the exons ATGTTAGACCATGCATTTGCCAACTATAGTCTGGGTGAAAATGAGTGTAGCTTGCATGCAGACAACTGCTTTG GTCAAAACAAGAACCGTTACGTCCTCGGTTACCTGTCTTGGAGAATTATGACGCAGCGTCACCAGAAAATCACGTACATGATGCAACTTCCTGGACACACACG gtGTTTGATCGATGCAGGATTTGGGAACATTAAGACACTGTACCGTAGGAAGGATTGTGACACATTACAACATATAGCTGAAGTCGTTAGCAACAGTTCCCATAGTAACCAGCCTGTTACCTATGGCGGAGGTAGTGGATGGGTTTGGAGGGCATGGAAAACTTTCATTGGTGATAGATTTAAGAAGTGCCAAATGTCGCAAAATATCACTTCTTCCGTTTTAGTTCTGAGGAGCCAGGGGTTGTGTACATGA